In Triticum aestivum cultivar Chinese Spring chromosome 5B, IWGSC CS RefSeq v2.1, whole genome shotgun sequence, the following proteins share a genomic window:
- the LOC123117135 gene encoding blue copper protein 1a-like produces the protein MASKQMLVAVFAAVALAVAFLPGLAVATEHMVGDDKGWTLNFNYTAWAETKQFVVGDTLVFKYNSAVHNLVEVGGPDFLSCNEPANAVVLTSGEDRVTLDKAGRKWFLCAVGQHCQNGMKLKITILETPAPTPQPAPTNPAGKLQARFGEAAAAVTALAMAVLVL, from the exons ATGGCGTCCAAGCAGATGCTCGTCGCCGTGTTCGCCGCGGTTGCCCTCGCCGTGGCCTTCCTCCCGGGGCTCGCCGTCGCCACGGAGCACATGGTCGGCGACGACAAGGGCTGGACCCTCAACTTCAACTACACGGCCTGGGCCGAGACCAAGCAGTTCGTCGTCGGAGACACGCTAG TGTTCAAGTACAACAGCGCCGTTCACAATCTGGTGGAGGTGGGCGGGCCGGACTTCCTCTCGTGCAACGAGCCGGCCAACGCCGTCGTCTTGACCTCCGGCGAGGACCGGGTCACGCTCGACAAGGCCGGACGCAAGTGGTTCCTCTGCGCCGTCGGCCAGCACTGCCAGAACGGCATGAAGCTCAAGATCACCATCCTCGAGACCCCCGCGCCGACTCCCCAGCCAGCCCCGACCAACCCTGCTGGCAAGCTGCAGGCGCGCTTCGGTGAGGCAGCGGCCGCGGTCACTGCGCTCGCCATGGCCGTGCTCGTGCTCTAG